From the genome of Thermaerobacter marianensis DSM 12885:
CGCCATGCCGCAGGCGGTCCTGCAGCTCCTGGGTCGGTAATGACCGGAACCGCGTACCATATCGACGCGATATAAGCCACACCTCCCAAGCCCAGGTCCGCGGTGCGCTCCCCCTCACCCGGACCGGAGCGGCGTCTGTTGCGGCGGGCCGGCTGTCTTCCCGACAGCCGGCCCGCCCTGTTCCCGATGCGCAACGCTAACTGTCCGAGGCAGCCGTGGGCGCCGCGGGGCGGGCATCGGGTCCAACGTCTCCGGCAAATAGGACCACAGGACCGTTAAAAAGCACCGGTTCCCAACCGATATGACGGTCAGATCCTGGCACGGACGGCGCCGGTCCGGTGCGTACCGTCAAACGGGCTCCCAGGTCCGGAACCCGGGGACCGGACCGGCTTCCAGGCGACAAGAACACCAACGAACCGGCGGGAGACGTGAGGACCTTGACCATCCCACCCCAGAATCCGGTGGCCGGAGGCGGGTTCACTGCCGCCGGCGCGGGGTTCGCCGCAACGAACCGCACGAGTTCTGGCCGGCAGGTGCGGGACGCCGGCGCCATGGGCGGCACCGGTGCGGCGGGCACGGTGCCGGGTAGCGCCCCGGCAGCGGCGCCCGCCGGGAGCGATACTCGGACCGGGCCCCTCCAGGATCTGGCTCCTGACCCCTTCGGCTACCGGCTGCAGTTCCACGTGGACGACGCCACGGGCCGCGTGGTGGCGCAAGTGGTGGACCGGGAGACGGGGGAGATCGTGCGGCAGGTTCCCCCAGAATACGTACTTCGAATCGCCATGTACATTGAGGCACTCCTGGGGCAGTGGCTGGACCGGCGAGGATAAGGTGCTCTCCCCGGAGGCGCGTCCGAACGCACATTGGAAGGCACATCGCACGAGGAGGACGTCACCATGCGCATCAGCGGCCTGGCCAGCAATCTGGACTGGGAGCAGCTGGTCGAACAGCTCATGCAGATCGAGCGGCGACCGCTGCTTCTGCTGGAGCGGCGCAAGCTGGAGATCGAGACCCAGCGCAACGCCTGGAGCGACGTGCGCTCGCGGA
Proteins encoded in this window:
- a CDS encoding flagellar protein FlaG — protein: MTIPPQNPVAGGGFTAAGAGFAATNRTSSGRQVRDAGAMGGTGAAGTVPGSAPAAAPAGSDTRTGPLQDLAPDPFGYRLQFHVDDATGRVVAQVVDRETGEIVRQVPPEYVLRIAMYIEALLGQWLDRRG